ACGGAAGGTCGACGCGACCGGTAGCGGGGGGGCGAACGCCACCTATCGGTACCACTTCCACCGCAGGCTCTCCCTCGCCGTATCCTGCCTCTCCTTCGGCCTGCTCGCGATCCCTCTCGGGTTTTCCCTGCGATCCCGCGGAAAGTCGTCCGCCGTCGGGATCACCGTCGCCCTGGTCCTGGTCTACTACCTGTTCATCGCCGCGGCGGGAGCGGTGGAGAGTCGCTCCGGTCCCGGGATGATCGCCCTCCTCTGGGCGCCAAACGCCCTCGGCCTCTCCATCGGCTCGTGGATCCTCTGGCGGTCGGAGCGCAGCGTGACCCTCCTTCCCCGCCCCTTCGGCAGGGATCGGCTCCGTAAATGACCGTCCTCTCGCGCTACCTCTTCCGCGAGTTCCTCCGCGCGGCGGCAATGTGCATCATCGGCTTCCTCCTCCTGTTCCTGCTGATCGACTTCGTCGACCACGCCGAGAAATTGCTGCGGCACAACGCGGGCCTCCGGGAAATCGGATGGTATTACCTCACGCGGGCGCCGGGCATCTTCGTGCTGATCTCCCCGGTCGGGACGATGCTGGCCGTGCTGATTGCCGTCTCCCTGCGCGTGCGCTCGAACGAACTGACGGCGATCTTCTCCGGAGGGGTGAGCCTTCTCCGCGTCTGCGTACCGATCCTGGTCGGGTGCGCCCTGGTGTCGGCCCTGTCGCTGCTCTGCTCCGAGGTGCTGGCGCCGGCCGCGAACCGCCACGCCCGGGAGATCGAGCGCCTCCGCGTGCGCCCGGGAAAGGTGGCGGCGCAGTTCTCGGGGAACCGGTACTGGATGCGCGGCGAGCGGGGGATCCTCTCCGCCCAGGTGGTGGACGGCCCGTCACGGTCGCTGGGGGGGTTCCAGTACATCGAGGTGGATGCGGATTTCCGCCCGCTGCGCAGGATCGAATCCCGGAAGGCCCGTCTCCTTTCCGATGGCGCGTGGGAGCTTGCGGAAGGAAGGGAGCGGGTCCTCGGAGAAACGCCGTCGGTGGCGGCGTTTTCCCTCCGGACGTACCGGTTCCCGGAAACGATGGACGGGTTCATCGAGGGGGAAACCCCCCCCGAGGAGATGACCTATGCGCAACTCTCGGGGTACGTCGGGGAGCTGCGTCGGAAGGGGTTCGAGGCGAGGGGGTACGAAACCGACCTGCACGCGAAGATCGCCTACCCCCTGCTGAACGTCCTCATCAGCATGCTGGCGATCCCCTTCGCCCTGCGCTCGCCCCGGTCGGGCGGCGTCTGGCGCAGCATCGGGCTCGGGCTCCTGATGGGGTTCGCCTGCTGGGTCGTCCTGTCGGCGTCCCTGTCGCTGGGCAGGAAGGGGATGCTCCCGGCCCTGCTCGCAGCGTGGCTCCCCGGGGTCCTCTTCGCCGGCTCCGGAGCCGCGCTGTTCCGCGGCGTTGGCCGGTAGTTAGGTCCCCATTTCCCAGGAGGCGAGGTAGTTGCGCTGCTCCGGCGTGAGGCGGTCGATCCGGGCGCCGGAGGACGCGAGCTTGAGCCGCGCGATCTCCCGGTCGATCGCCTCGGGAACCATGTGGACGGTGTTCGACAGCGCCCCGTGGTTGCGGACCATGTATTCCGCCGAGAGCGCCTGGTTCGCGAAGCTCATGTCCATCACGTTCGCCGGGTGCCCTTCCGCGGCCGCCAGGTTGATCAGCCGCCCCTCTCCAAGGACATGGATCGCACGGCCGTCCCTCAGGACGTACTCCTCGACGAACGGCCTGATCGTCCGCACCGACTTCGCCATCTTCGCCAGCGCGGGGATGTCGATCTCGACGTTGAAGTGGCCGGAGTTGCACACGATCGCCCCGTCCTTCATCCGCTCGAAATGCTCCCTGCGGACCACGTGCAGATTCCCGGTGACGGTGCAGAAGAAGTCCCCGACCTTCGCCGCCTCGGCCATCGGCTCCACCTCGAAGCCGTCCATCAGCGCCTCGAGCGCCGGAAGGGGATCGATCTCGGTGACGATCACGCGGGCGCCCATTCCCCGGGCCCGCATCGCCAGCCCCCGCCCGCACCAGCCGTAGCCGGCCACGACGAAACAGCTCCCCGCCAGCAGCCGGTTCGTCGCCCTGAGGATGCCGTCGATCGTCGACTGCCCCGTTCCGTACCGGTTATCGAAGAAGTGCTTCGTCTTCGCCTCGTTCACCGCGATGATGGGGTACCGCAGGACCCCCTTCTCTCCCATCGCACTCAGCCGGATGACGCCCGTGGTCGTTTCCTCGGTGCCGCCGATGATCTCCTTCAGGTACACCTTCTTCTCCGAGTGGACCATCGAGACCAGGTCCGCCCCGTCGTCCATGGTCATGTGGGGGCCCACGGCGAGGGCCGCGAGGATGTGCCGGTAGTACGTCTTCCGGTTCTCCCCCTTGATCGCGTAGACGGTGATGCCGTCGTTCTTCACGAGGGAGGCCGCCGCCTCGTCCTGCGTCGAAAGGGGGTTGGAGGCGCACAGGGCGACTTTCGCCCCGCCCGCCGCCAGCACCTGCATGAGCGCCGCGGTCTCCGTGGTCACGTGGAGGCAGGCGGCGATCCGGATGCCCTTGAGCGGCTTCTCTTTCGCGAACCGCGCCCCGATGGAACGGAGCACCGGCATGTCCTTCTTGGCCCACTCGACGCGGTTCTTCCCCGCAGCGGCGAGCTTCAGATCCTTGACGTCGTACCCTTTACCGGATGCCATCCCACAACCCCTTTCTTCCTATGTCACGCGCCGTGGCCGGCCGCCTTGCGCAGCGCGCGGACCTTGTCGATTTTCTCCCAGGTGAATTCGGGAAGCTCGCGCCCGAAGTGACCGAGGGCCGCCGTCTTCCGATAAATCGGGCGCAGCAGGTTCAGCTCCCGGATGATCCGGGCGGGCCGCATGTCGAAGGTGTCCATCACCGCGCGGCCGATCCGTTCCTCCGGGACGTTCGCCGTGCCGAACGTCTCCACCAGGATCGACACCGGCTCGGCGACGCCGATGGCGTAGGCGAGCTGCACTTCGCACTTCCGCGCAAGACCCGCGGCGACGACGTTCTTGGCCACGTACCGGGCCATGTACGCCGCGCTTCGATCGACCTTGGATGGATCCTTCCCGGAGAACGCCCCGCCGCCGTGGCGGCTGTACCCCCCGTAGGTGTCGACGATGATCTTGCGTCCGGTGAGTCCCGTGTCGCCGTGGGGGCCCCCGACGACGAACCGCCCCGTTGGATTGATGTAGAACTTCACCTTCTTCGACAACAGGTCCCTCGGCACCGCCTTCCGGACGACCTCCTCCAGGACCCCCTCGGTGAGGACCTTTCGCCCCACCTCCTCGGCGTGCTGGGTGGAGCAGACCACGGCGGTCACCTCGCGCGGGACGCCGTCCACGTAGCGCACCGTCACCTGGCTCTTCCCGTCGGGCCGCAGCCACGGGAGCGTTTTCTTCTCCCGCGCCTCCGTGAGCCGCGCGCAGATCTTGTGGGCGAAGGAGATCGGCATCGGCATCAGCTCCTTCGTCTCGTCGCAGGCGAACCCGAACATCATCCCCTGGTCCCCGGCGCCCTGCTTCTCCTCGTCGCCCCGGTCGACCCCCTGCGCGATGTCGGCGGACTGCCGGTCGACCGCGACGACCACGGCGCAGTTGTGGGCGTCGAATCCCTTCGAGTTCCCCGTGTAGCCGATATCCGTGACCGCCTTGCGGACCACGTCGGGGAAATCCACGATCGCCTTCGTCGTGATCTCCCCGGCCACCACGACCAGCCCGGTGGTCACCATCGTCTCGCACGCCACCCGCCCGCGGGGATCCTGGCGGAGGATCTCGTCCAGCACCGCATCGGAGATCTGGTCCGCCACCTTGTCCGGATGTCCGCCGGTCACCGACTCGGATGTGAAAAGGAATTCGCTCATGCTCATCGCTCTCCTGTACCGATGAAATGGATTCGAAACGCTTAAGTGTATTCTAAAAGCGCTCGTCGGGAAACAGATCTTCCAGCTTTTTGCGAAGCGCCCGGCCGATCTCGGCCGCGGTCGCGTGCAGCAGCAGCGCCCCCGCGAACTCCTTCGCCTCGTACGCCACCGACTTGCGGAGGATCCGCTTCACCCGCGGGATCGCGGCGGCGTTCATGCTGAGCTCGTCCAGCCCGAGGCCGAGCAGCGCGTAGGAGTAGAACGGCTCCCCGGCCATCTCTCCGCACATCGACACCGGGATCCCCGCGTCGTGCCCGGCCTCCACGACCCGCCGGACCAGCCGGAGGATCGCGGGGTGAAGCGGCTCGTAAAGATAAGAGACGTGCTCGTTGACCCGGTCGATCGCCAGCGAGTACTGGATCAGGTCGTTCGTGCCGATGCTGAAGAATCCGACCTCCCGCGCAAGCAGGTCGGCAACGATCGCCGCGGAGGGGATCTCGACCATGATCCCGATGGGCATCTCCTTGTCGTAGGGGATCCGCCGGCGGCGAAGCTCCCCCCGCACCTCCTCGACCACGGCCATCGCCTCCCGGAGCTCCCCCACCCCGGAGATCATCGGGAACATCATCCGCACCTTCCCGTACGTCGAGGCGCGCAGGATCGCCCGGAGCTGGGGCTTGAAGATCTCCTTTTCCTTCAGGCAG
The genomic region above belongs to bacterium and contains:
- the ahcY gene encoding adenosylhomocysteinase, coding for MASGKGYDVKDLKLAAAGKNRVEWAKKDMPVLRSIGARFAKEKPLKGIRIAACLHVTTETAALMQVLAAGGAKVALCASNPLSTQDEAAASLVKNDGITVYAIKGENRKTYYRHILAALAVGPHMTMDDGADLVSMVHSEKKVYLKEIIGGTEETTTGVIRLSAMGEKGVLRYPIIAVNEAKTKHFFDNRYGTGQSTIDGILRATNRLLAGSCFVVAGYGWCGRGLAMRARGMGARVIVTEIDPLPALEALMDGFEVEPMAEAAKVGDFFCTVTGNLHVVRREHFERMKDGAIVCNSGHFNVEIDIPALAKMAKSVRTIRPFVEEYVLRDGRAIHVLGEGRLINLAAAEGHPANVMDMSFANQALSAEYMVRNHGALSNTVHMVPEAIDREIARLKLASSGARIDRLTPEQRNYLASWEMGT
- the metK gene encoding methionine adenosyltransferase, coding for MSMSEFLFTSESVTGGHPDKVADQISDAVLDEILRQDPRGRVACETMVTTGLVVVAGEITTKAIVDFPDVVRKAVTDIGYTGNSKGFDAHNCAVVVAVDRQSADIAQGVDRGDEEKQGAGDQGMMFGFACDETKELMPMPISFAHKICARLTEAREKKTLPWLRPDGKSQVTVRYVDGVPREVTAVVCSTQHAEEVGRKVLTEGVLEEVVRKAVPRDLLSKKVKFYINPTGRFVVGGPHGDTGLTGRKIIVDTYGGYSRHGGGAFSGKDPSKVDRSAAYMARYVAKNVVAAGLARKCEVQLAYAIGVAEPVSILVETFGTANVPEERIGRAVMDTFDMRPARIIRELNLLRPIYRKTAALGHFGRELPEFTWEKIDKVRALRKAAGHGA
- the lptG gene encoding LPS export ABC transporter permease LptG, with product MTVLSRYLFREFLRAAAMCIIGFLLLFLLIDFVDHAEKLLRHNAGLREIGWYYLTRAPGIFVLISPVGTMLAVLIAVSLRVRSNELTAIFSGGVSLLRVCVPILVGCALVSALSLLCSEVLAPAANRHAREIERLRVRPGKVAAQFSGNRYWMRGERGILSAQVVDGPSRSLGGFQYIEVDADFRPLRRIESRKARLLSDGAWELAEGRERVLGETPSVAAFSLRTYRFPETMDGFIEGETPPEEMTYAQLSGYVGELRRKGFEARGYETDLHAKIAYPLLNVLISMLAIPFALRSPRSGGVWRSIGLGLLMGFACWVVLSASLSLGRKGMLPALLAAWLPGVLFAGSGAALFRGVGR